Proteins encoded together in one Piliocolobus tephrosceles isolate RC106 chromosome 15, ASM277652v3, whole genome shotgun sequence window:
- the LOC111550541 gene encoding gamma-aminobutyric acid receptor-associated protein has protein sequence MKFVYKEEHPFEKRRSEGEKIRKKYPDRVPVIVEKAPKARIGDLDKKKYLVPSDLTVGQFYFLIRKRIHLRAEDALFFFVNNVIPPTSATMGQLYQEHHEEDFFLYIAYSDESVYGL, from the coding sequence ATGAAGTTCGTGTACAAAGAAGAGCATCCGTTCGAGAAACGCCGCTCTGAGGGCGAGAAAATCCGAAAGAAATACCCGGACCGGGTGCCGGTGATAGTAGAAAAGGCTCCCAAAGCTCGGATAGGAGACCTGGACAAAAAGAAATACCTGGTGCCTTCTGATCTCACAGTTGGTCAGTTCTACTTCTTGATCCGGAAGCGAATTCATCTCCGAGCTGAGGAtgccttgtttttctttgtcaacaATGTCATTCCACCCACCAGTGCCACAATGGGTCAGCTCTACCAGGAACACCATGAAGAAGACTTCTTTCTCTACATTGCCTACAGTGACGAAAGTGTGTACGGTCTGTGA